The genomic stretch AAATAAATTACCCAGTAGAAGGGTGATAAACCCAATGAGACTTATCCCCAGTAATAAGCCAGGAGATAACACGATCCCTGCCCCCAAACGTGCCAACAAATAGCCCCCCGCATTAATCACGCCGGCATGCATCATCGCCGAAACAGGGGTTGGGGTTTGCATGGTATCTGGCAACCAAATATGAAACGGAAATTGCGCTGATTTCGTCATCACCGCAATAAAAATGCCTGCTAAAATAATGCTGCGCGCTGGCACTGTATAATGTAAAAATGTTATCGTCGGCGAAGTGAGATTGAATAATACTTGGAACTCTGTGCTGGAATAATAATATAAACAGAGAATCACACTGAAGAAAAAACTAATATCTCCAATCCGATTAATAATAAATTTTTTCTTAGCCGCACGATTAGCTTGTTCGTCGTAATGATAATGATTCAGTAACCAATATAAATTAAATCCAATTAATTGCCAGCCAATAAATGCCGTTAATAAATTAGCACTTAACACTAAAAAAATCACTGAAAAAGTCACTAAACCTAATTGGAACATAAAGCGCGTACGATTTAAATCCGCATAGACGTAACGAAAGGCAAATCGATTAACAATTAAATTAATCGTGCTGATTAATAACAACATCGATAACGATAATTTATCGAGTGCAAAATTTAAATTCAAGGCTACATGCTTAAGATCCAATAAGGAGAAATGCAAGAGCGTGATGGGAGCGGTAAAATTTAGTAAATAATACAGGGTTAAGCCAATCAGCACGCTGTTGATCACATGACTAAACCACGCCGCGTGGGCAAATTGGTGGGCAAGCAGTAAGTAACCCAAAGCACTTAAAAGGGGTAAGAATAGAAATACTAACGACATGTTATAACCTTAAACCTCACAATTTGGCGACTATAGCAGTCACAAATTATAATTAATAATTTATTATTTTGGCAATATATATCATATTTTAGTTATACTAAGATACTGAGCTTTTGCGTTTTAACCAGGCTATCTATACTATGTAATAAAGTCTGTTTAAAATGCCGTTCGCCGTTAGGGGAACACACTTATTCATACAAAATCACACAAGGATGGATCAGTAATATGAGTAATAAGGATGAAATTTTTGCCTTCTTACAAAATAATCGTGTCTTTAACGGAATTCGCGAAACCGATTTATTAAAATTCGTCGCCTTAAGTGATGAAAGACGCTTCCGCGCCGGCGAATACATTTCTCATGAAGGTGATTTAGCCGAACATTTATTTATCGTAATGGATGGCACAGTAGAAATTCTTAAGCAGAACAATGGCGATGGTAAAAATCATGTCTTGGCAAAATTGCAATCGGGCGACACCATCGGTGAACTTTCCTTAATTGAAGATAGCCCCCATGCTGCGCGCTCGGCCTCCATCCGTGCTGCAACCGATGCCAGTGTGCTAGCCTTCTCCAATGAAGATCTGCATTCACCCAACAAAATCGATATTCATTTATATAATGCGCTGGTGGTGAATCTTGCTCAATTAGTGTGTCGACGTTTGCGTTTTAGCAACGAGCAAAAAACCGGTTCTAGCGGTTTTTAAGCGCTAATTCTCGGCACATTTTAAAGATGATCTTGAGGTTCTAAACACACCATCATCACTAAAGTCATGATGGTGGGGCCGATAAATAAACCAATTAATCCCATGGTTTCCACGCCGCCTAAAATTCCAAATAAAACCACCAAAAATGGTAAGCGAATAGCAGAACGAATTAATAATGGGCGAACAAAATGATCGGCAATAAAAGAAACCAGCAGACCAATCACTAATAATCCTATCATCGCCATTAATTTTCCCTGGATCAGTAAGATGAGACTTGCAATTAAATAGGCGATAATGACTAAATAGGGGATCATGGATAACACGGCGGTAATGAGGCCTAATAATGCAGGTGCCGGTAAATTTAAAATGGCGTAAATCACACCCATGAATAATCCAACTGAAAATCCCACTAACACCGAACCGCTTAAAATGGCTTTTAATGCTTGAGGAAATTTATGTTCATAGAGATCCCAACGTTTTCCGAGTAAATAAGCGCCTAAGTTTTTCACGCCTTTTGCCAGAAAAATTCCATCTTGATAGAAAAAAAACAATGATAAAATCGTGAAGCCTAGTGTGACGCCGCGATGAAAAACTTCAACACCAATTATTTTTAACACATGGCTTGCAGGCATCATGATGGCATGAGAGACACTGATGAGTTGACTCACACCTTGCGGCTTTGCCAGATATTTTTCCCAGGCATGAACTAAATAATGTGAAATGCCAGGCACGTGAATTAACCAATCTGGCGTGGGTAATCCTGTTTTATTCGCCGTCATTAAAAAATTGGCTAACATTTGTGTTTCTTGCACAATTACCGTGAGCAACCATGAAATCGGTATGACTATAATTAAAGTGACGACGGTGGTTAAGCTCAATGCCGCGAGTGTGTCGCGTTGACGACAGCACTGCCACCACCAGCGATAAACCGGCCACGTTACTACCGCAATGACGCTGGCCCAGGCTAGCGGTAAAATAAAACGTTGTAAAATAAACAGCGCTGAGGTGATGATCAATAACGTAAATAATACGCTAGCAATATTCTGCAACGATGAATTCGATGAATGGTGTGTCATAACATACTCTAAAATAATTTATCTAAAACAATTTTACCGTGTTTTACCACTTGGATACACGGATTATCGCCAATTCGATACGCCAACTCTTCAATATGATCCACATCCCACACACTTAAATCCGCGTGTTTTCCCACTTCTAAACTCCCCACTGTCTTTGCTAAACCCAATGCTTTTGCAGCATTGATGGTAACACCCAGTAATGCTTGCTCAGGCGTTAATCTAAAGAAAGTGCACGCCATATTTAACATTAATAATAACGAAGTTGTGGGCGACGTTCCGGGATTGGCATCCGTGGCAATGGCTAATGGGATCGTATTAGCATTCAAGGCGGCGATTGGCGGCAGTTTAGTTTCGCCTAAAAAATAAAATGCCCCTGGTAATAATACTGCAACCGTTTTAGCTTTTTTTAATAGTGGCACATCCTGTGGATCTAAATATTCCAAATGATCAACGGATAATGCGTGATAACGCGCTGCAAGTACAGCAGCTTTTTGATCGCTT from Legionellales bacterium encodes the following:
- a CDS encoding cyclic nucleotide-binding domain-containing protein, which translates into the protein MSNKDEIFAFLQNNRVFNGIRETDLLKFVALSDERRFRAGEYISHEGDLAEHLFIVMDGTVEILKQNNGDGKNHVLAKLQSGDTIGELSLIEDSPHAARSASIRAATDASVLAFSNEDLHSPNKIDIHLYNALVVNLAQLVCRRLRFSNEQKTGSSGF
- a CDS encoding AI-2E family transporter; translated protein: MTHHSSNSSLQNIASVLFTLLIITSALFILQRFILPLAWASVIAVVTWPVYRWWWQCCRQRDTLAALSLTTVVTLIIVIPISWLLTVIVQETQMLANFLMTANKTGLPTPDWLIHVPGISHYLVHAWEKYLAKPQGVSQLISVSHAIMMPASHVLKIIGVEVFHRGVTLGFTILSLFFFYQDGIFLAKGVKNLGAYLLGKRWDLYEHKFPQALKAILSGSVLVGFSVGLFMGVIYAILNLPAPALLGLITAVLSMIPYLVIIAYLIASLILLIQGKLMAMIGLLVIGLLVSFIADHFVRPLLIRSAIRLPFLVVLFGILGGVETMGLIGLFIGPTIMTLVMMVCLEPQDHL